In a single window of the Vibrio celticus genome:
- a CDS encoding immune inhibitor A domain-containing protein: MKMMRRTLLASAMLTLFSVSGYAKTPIDLGVVNEDKLIEMLVRQGLVDQDATDVAKQDALDRYLKNKINSGFKGDAQFGKKALEQRAKILKAIEKGSGVKKASVFALEVGTKRTDKVLALLVDFPDLNWDDNKLTEEHTQMLYESYNPEHYQELLFSNSGYTGPNGENLISMRQYYQSESGDSYSVAGQAAGWYRASKPASFYGGNSPTTDNDLNAQELVREALNQLAQDPSINLADYDIEDRYDYDGDGNFREPDGVIDHLMVFHASVGEEAGGGVLGPDAIWSHRFNLGRTHVLEGTSSSLPDRFGGQYAAFDYTIQPIDAAAGVCAHEYGHDLSLPDEYDTQYTGKGEPVSYWSIMSSGSWAGQIGGTQPTAFSSWAKHFLQKSIGGRWVNDDQISIDDLEDNPQVYTLFQTTDNSRPNMIKVDLPEKQIEGLKPFAGEYSFHSQKGDDLKNSMTRKVIIPAGDSALLSFKTWYEIEKDYDFARVLVNGQAIAGNITSMDDPYNTGLVPAIGGESGDWIDAEFDVSQWAGQEVELSFEYITDGGLAMEGFYLDNFAVVVDGEVTPIDDAESNSTFALNGYKLSNGFHQAQHYYLLQWRSHMDVDEGLANIKRMGQLMSFDPGLIIWYVDESLTDNWVGKHPGEGWLGVVDADQNAMVWANSGEVAQTRYQVRDAAFSLKDHTPMRLVNSDNDVLEDTSLVGNASFSDDQDYTSPQAPDSGRILTKFGLAVDIVNQSDNNEYGVVRLSKVNQHNVAPTANFELNVTGLNVSVNNFSSDQDGEITRYLWDFGNGTTSNVVAPTWSYEQAGEYTVNLTVVDDKGATDSFSSVVSVESPNTLPEASAKYIHLGRWVTMWSTSSDSDGRIVDTEWTLPNGKVKRGRTFTSIFPSYGKHEVTLKIIDDQGGITTKTILVDL, from the coding sequence ATGAAAATGATGAGAAGAACATTGTTGGCTTCAGCAATGCTTACTCTATTTAGCGTCAGTGGTTATGCAAAAACACCTATTGATTTAGGTGTCGTTAATGAAGACAAACTCATTGAAATGCTAGTTAGACAAGGCTTAGTCGACCAAGATGCAACCGATGTGGCAAAGCAGGATGCACTTGACCGTTACTTGAAAAATAAAATCAATTCTGGTTTTAAAGGCGATGCTCAATTCGGTAAAAAAGCACTTGAGCAACGCGCGAAAATACTCAAAGCCATAGAAAAAGGGTCTGGTGTTAAAAAAGCGAGTGTCTTTGCTTTAGAAGTCGGCACCAAGCGCACCGACAAAGTGCTCGCTCTATTGGTCGATTTCCCTGATTTGAACTGGGATGACAACAAGCTGACCGAAGAGCACACGCAGATGCTCTACGAGAGCTACAACCCAGAGCATTATCAAGAGCTGTTGTTCTCAAATTCTGGCTACACAGGGCCAAATGGCGAAAATCTAATCTCGATGCGCCAGTATTACCAAAGTGAATCAGGTGACAGTTACAGCGTTGCAGGTCAAGCTGCGGGTTGGTATCGCGCCTCGAAGCCTGCGTCATTCTACGGTGGCAACTCCCCGACGACCGACAACGACTTAAACGCACAGGAACTGGTTCGTGAAGCGCTGAATCAACTGGCGCAAGACCCAAGTATCAACCTTGCCGATTACGACATCGAAGATCGTTACGATTACGACGGTGACGGAAATTTCCGCGAACCCGATGGTGTGATTGATCACCTGATGGTGTTTCATGCATCGGTAGGCGAAGAAGCCGGTGGTGGCGTGTTAGGCCCTGATGCGATTTGGTCTCACCGATTCAACCTTGGTCGCACTCATGTACTGGAAGGTACTTCTAGCTCGCTTCCAGATCGTTTTGGTGGCCAATACGCGGCGTTCGATTACACCATTCAACCGATTGATGCGGCTGCAGGTGTCTGTGCTCACGAGTATGGCCATGATTTAAGCTTACCAGACGAGTACGACACGCAATACACGGGCAAGGGCGAACCTGTCTCTTACTGGTCAATCATGTCTTCGGGCAGTTGGGCTGGTCAAATTGGCGGTACACAACCAACGGCATTCAGCTCTTGGGCAAAACACTTTCTACAGAAATCGATTGGCGGACGTTGGGTTAACGATGATCAGATCTCGATTGATGACCTAGAAGACAATCCACAAGTTTATACGCTGTTCCAAACAACGGATAACAGCCGTCCGAACATGATTAAAGTGGATCTTCCAGAGAAACAAATCGAGGGTTTAAAACCGTTTGCTGGTGAATACTCTTTCCACTCTCAAAAAGGCGATGACCTAAAAAACAGCATGACTCGTAAGGTGATAATTCCAGCGGGTGATTCAGCGCTGCTTTCATTCAAAACTTGGTACGAAATCGAGAAAGATTACGACTTTGCACGCGTGCTCGTGAATGGACAAGCCATCGCAGGCAACATCACCTCAATGGATGACCCATACAATACGGGCCTAGTCCCTGCGATTGGTGGTGAGTCTGGCGACTGGATTGATGCTGAGTTCGACGTTTCACAATGGGCAGGCCAAGAAGTTGAACTGTCTTTTGAATACATCACCGATGGCGGCTTAGCAATGGAAGGCTTCTATTTAGATAACTTTGCTGTGGTTGTCGATGGTGAAGTGACTCCAATAGACGATGCTGAAAGCAACTCCACCTTCGCCCTAAATGGCTACAAGTTGAGTAATGGATTCCATCAAGCGCAGCACTACTATCTTCTGCAATGGCGCAGTCACATGGATGTTGATGAAGGCCTAGCGAACATCAAACGCATGGGACAACTGATGTCATTCGACCCAGGCTTGATCATTTGGTACGTCGACGAATCACTAACCGACAACTGGGTAGGTAAACACCCTGGTGAAGGTTGGTTAGGCGTGGTCGATGCAGACCAAAATGCCATGGTGTGGGCAAATTCTGGTGAAGTGGCTCAAACACGCTACCAAGTTCGAGACGCAGCGTTTTCACTCAAAGATCATACTCCAATGCGTCTTGTAAACAGCGACAATGATGTGCTCGAAGATACCAGTTTGGTTGGCAATGCTAGCTTCTCGGATGACCAAGATTACACATCGCCTCAAGCACCAGATTCAGGACGCATCCTGACGAAGTTTGGTTTAGCGGTCGATATTGTTAATCAGAGTGATAACAACGAATACGGCGTGGTTCGCTTATCTAAAGTAAACCAACACAACGTCGCTCCTACTGCGAACTTCGAGCTGAATGTGACTGGCCTAAATGTTTCTGTAAACAACTTCAGCTCAGACCAAGACGGTGAGATCACCCGTTACCTATGGGACTTTGGCAACGGCACAACAAGTAACGTAGTGGCACCAACTTGGTCTTACGAGCAAGCCGGTGAATACACGGTGAACTTGACTGTTGTTGACGACAAAGGCGCTACCGATTCATTTAGCTCCGTAGTGAGTGTTGAATCTCCAAACACCCTTCCAGAAGCGAGCGCGAAGTACATTCACTTGGGCCGCTGGGTAACCATGTGGTCTACAAGTTCAGACAGCGATGGTCGTATTGTTGATACCGAGTGGACACTTCCAAACGGAAAGGTGAAACGTGGTCGCACATTCACGTCAATCTTCCCTTCGTACGGAAAGCACGAAGTGACGCTAAAGATAATCGATGACCAAGGTGGAATTACCACCAAAACGATTTTGGTCGACCTGTAA
- a CDS encoding MFS transporter, protein MNRNVWLLSLCQALLMTGNILLISVIGLIGKQIAPSVSMITLPVALQFLGLMAATIPASLISGKLGRKRGFSIGNVVGITGASLATYALSQQNFYLFCFATFLLGIGIGFGTLYRFAAIEVCDENARHRAISISMAGGVLAAVLGPNLAIMSQQWSQDGLYIGAFASLIGLNILALLILQTIHFPKVSFNSQAPKSDPLSVIVKSPNFIGAVFAAMVAYAVMNILMTATPLAMIGCGFDFTKAAGVIEWHVLGMFVPAFFTGSLIEKFGSRMMILAGGVLFVVCIAINIHGESIWHFRAALVVLGVGWNFMFIAATGLFSQSYQSQNKAKAQAFNEFVVFGCVTITAMLSGWLESTVGWQNLNIYVLPFVLAVILLFAFSARKSHIQKQPV, encoded by the coding sequence ATGAATAGAAATGTTTGGCTGCTTTCACTGTGTCAGGCCCTGTTGATGACGGGTAACATATTACTGATCTCTGTGATTGGTTTGATCGGTAAGCAGATTGCGCCCAGTGTCAGCATGATTACCTTGCCGGTTGCACTGCAGTTTTTGGGTCTAATGGCAGCCACTATTCCTGCATCTTTAATTTCAGGCAAGTTAGGGAGAAAGCGAGGATTTAGCATTGGTAATGTGGTTGGCATTACAGGGGCTAGTCTTGCCACCTACGCACTGTCTCAGCAAAATTTCTATCTGTTTTGTTTCGCCACGTTCTTACTTGGGATAGGCATAGGTTTTGGTACGCTTTATCGCTTTGCTGCAATCGAGGTGTGTGATGAAAATGCCCGTCATCGAGCGATCTCTATCTCGATGGCTGGTGGCGTTTTAGCAGCAGTATTAGGGCCAAACTTGGCGATTATGTCCCAACAGTGGTCGCAAGATGGTTTGTACATTGGTGCTTTTGCTTCTTTGATTGGATTGAACATTCTTGCGTTACTCATCTTACAAACCATTCATTTCCCAAAAGTCTCTTTTAATAGTCAGGCGCCTAAATCCGATCCTCTCAGTGTGATAGTGAAATCGCCTAACTTTATTGGTGCCGTGTTTGCTGCCATGGTCGCTTATGCGGTGATGAATATCCTGATGACAGCAACGCCATTGGCAATGATTGGCTGTGGTTTTGACTTTACTAAAGCGGCAGGTGTGATTGAGTGGCACGTGCTGGGCATGTTTGTACCTGCATTCTTTACTGGTTCACTTATCGAGAAGTTTGGCTCAAGAATGATGATCTTAGCGGGCGGGGTGCTGTTCGTTGTCTGTATCGCGATTAACATTCATGGCGAATCCATCTGGCACTTCAGAGCGGCCTTGGTCGTGCTTGGTGTGGGTTGGAACTTCATGTTTATCGCAGCCACGGGTTTGTTTAGTCAGTCTTACCAATCGCAGAACAAAGCAAAGGCACAAGCGTTTAATGAATTTGTTGTCTTTGGGTGTGTGACGATTACCGCCATGCTCTCTGGTTGGTTAGAATCGACAGTAGGATGGCAGAATCTCAATATTTACGTATTACCATTCGTGTTAGCTGTTATCTTGTTGTTCGCGTTCAGCGCACGTAAATCACACATTCAAAAACAACCGGTTTAA
- a CDS encoding LysR family transcriptional regulator, with translation MINPLWLNTFKTLVEVGHFTQTAEKLYMTQPGVSQHIKKLEQACNCDLLSRENKSFELTEQGRIMYRYALKLEKDQEDLFESLSFDNPYAGQCHLSCSGSLSLRLYPKLLELQQQHQELSINLEAAPNKKILNDLIEGTTDIGIVRHSPNDSYYQSQVIGKEALCLIVHHSLADLEITPQVLHDIGLIAHPDSAHYLSLYFDLCGDKDLANINVNEIPRSGYINQLHQILLPVSKGLGFTVLPAGAVEHFPDRDKLHVVPPKVEVEETLYLVQKRNRKLPHRYDTVVELIKQNVSG, from the coding sequence ATGATTAATCCACTTTGGCTCAATACATTTAAGACTCTGGTTGAAGTTGGTCATTTCACCCAAACGGCTGAAAAACTGTATATGACACAACCTGGAGTCAGCCAACACATCAAGAAACTTGAACAGGCTTGTAATTGTGACCTGCTCTCTCGAGAAAATAAAAGCTTCGAGCTGACCGAACAAGGTCGGATTATGTATCGCTATGCACTCAAGCTAGAAAAAGACCAAGAAGATCTTTTTGAGTCTCTGAGTTTTGATAATCCTTATGCTGGGCAATGTCACTTATCTTGCTCTGGTTCACTCTCTTTACGTCTGTATCCCAAGCTTCTTGAACTTCAACAGCAACACCAAGAGCTCAGCATTAACTTAGAAGCCGCTCCAAACAAAAAGATATTGAATGACCTAATCGAAGGCACTACCGATATCGGCATTGTTAGGCATTCCCCGAATGACAGCTACTACCAAAGCCAAGTCATCGGCAAAGAAGCGCTGTGTCTTATTGTTCACCACAGCCTTGCTGATTTAGAGATAACACCACAAGTACTTCATGACATTGGCCTGATTGCGCACCCAGATTCTGCACACTATCTGTCTTTGTATTTCGACCTTTGCGGAGATAAAGACTTAGCGAACATCAACGTTAATGAGATACCAAGATCTGGCTACATCAATCAGCTTCACCAGATCTTGCTACCCGTATCAAAAGGGTTAGGTTTTACCGTGTTACCGGCTGGCGCGGTTGAGCATTTCCCAGATAGAGACAAGCTACACGTTGTGCCGCCAAAGGTAGAAGTTGAGGAAACGCTGTATTTGGTTCAAAAACGAAACCGAAAACTGCCGCACCGATACGATACGGTTGTTGAGCTAATCAAACAGAACGTGAGTGGTTAG
- a CDS encoding ATP-binding protein, producing MSDLWQMWGKWGKRYVIAIILFVVFVVRAASVNAEAAPEQQSNLWQDPDREITFVALSSHYPYSFIGDDGKVDGIIRDWAYDLEERFNVKTNFISVDSHAEAKQALLDGKGDVFPFQQFDPSEGGRFLQTDPYISYQIAVILPTDDHLNNKIEQEAKRRIAMVRESIDLERSGVQLSSIERVEFDTAIDAIRALEDGSVDGLLAEPVTTMDLAHKSGVENLAVNHVLDRWKSIKAAMVIRSNDNELLNLLNQQIATFDISKKNRILSKWLDDSPYRSPVKGVFGFGNPPYMYPDSTSVGLEHDIMQRALNDMGYRLGDVVTLPRSAARQAIDSNSSISFVSGVQLDDSSLHFVSDKVMDVDFVPVSLKRRKLDLKSAKNLSLGALLFDETSPIKNSVEVLESQLSIDRIDDLDSLESAFSQLRAQNVDLLMVERRVLTWFVTNTRFIEMREIQLHEDYKVSYPIYVDFRGAELRDRFNAALANLKREDGEFEPILRRQIKNDLTPVLKKADIIAQISAYFIVNDRFDELPKIFDIFDADNTFTVISALADNNKRPLESWFLGDVSTSSLDKKNTSKLSSVTKGAGYKTQTGSTNAGFMTFYFDVDSVEGSYVYFPAIEQFNSFGDGAKRYISDIYQSNSLAGELLNLSQNERQWIKSHPVLKIGIDPNSLPYEAVSSKGEYIGMIDDYLKLIEQKTGLRLEHVGVGSWQETRRLVDHRKVHLVSAAVENRSLSESVKAGKPLFSSRLAIASRRDVNSLVLEEAAGWKIGILEGGANTGAIVDSYPEINWAMVSSTNDGLELVESGEFDAMIDTVDVLTYLIDSFGYRGIGIIGRLDFFLSPTLHVIKSEPLLLSIVNKAIGSISAEEHQKISAKWAAPKAIERVDYQMVYTISVFSLVILLLIIFWNRKLAKQISIAKEATEALQKAQNQLYNILNTSPIAASVVVGDQVRYANDTAKRLFGVEDQALSSIDVAAIHDSLSVRDGVHKELDLNGKVENRELVLRKSDGTRFVALVSYYLFEIDGEVATLFWAFDISEMKRLNEQLEEEKQRADLASQAKSEFLANMSHEIRTPMNAIIGLSYLAIGEISNPVARNYIEKVHRSGHSLLSIINDILDFSKIEAGQLVIDNIPFDPVTTFKDVIELMESKAAEKQLNLSMVIDPELDTPLQGDPLRLFQVILNLVGNAIKFTEKGSVALTVEHVDSNDSSLTMKVSVMDTGIGISDENRHKLFEAFSQADTTTTRRFGGTGLGLNISQKLVHAMGSQITVESVYGQGSEFSFVLTLPRSSSDALANFKAQELQLDYQIEFKGQRVLLVEDNELNQDLALAFFSRSKLNADLAEDGKEALELAKNNDYEIIFMDLQMPIMDGFEATRLIREFDIDVPIIAMSANVFADAKQRARASGVTDFLDKPIVIDKAMSLITRYIVPEVLVEGRAPSDTSSDAIQTGDSGESAELHSDTHIEPPVFSQSRFEQLTYHDVQLQAKMLDRFCQGSPDMMSEAFDNLVQGEWETLERNLHTLKSMAAAIGGLRLAELLSDLESKAHNKACDEEDLKQGELGLIELIKAVEISFDVSGVEGFNTTSTEEADASLTNTSDSPSITSEQHAQLLSLLDAYDNDATQYVTELLAQYPHSVVLKDVQSALDNYDFERAKEGLGASE from the coding sequence ATGAGTGACCTCTGGCAGATGTGGGGTAAGTGGGGTAAGCGTTATGTCATCGCCATAATTTTGTTTGTTGTCTTCGTTGTTCGTGCCGCTAGCGTTAACGCTGAGGCTGCTCCAGAGCAACAATCAAACCTATGGCAAGATCCTGATCGTGAAATCACGTTTGTTGCGCTATCCAGTCATTATCCTTACTCATTTATTGGTGATGACGGAAAAGTCGACGGTATTATCCGAGATTGGGCTTACGATCTTGAAGAGCGTTTCAACGTAAAAACCAACTTCATCAGCGTAGATTCTCACGCTGAAGCAAAGCAAGCTTTGTTAGACGGGAAAGGCGATGTGTTTCCGTTTCAACAGTTTGATCCCAGCGAAGGAGGTCGTTTCCTTCAAACCGATCCTTATATCTCGTACCAAATTGCTGTCATTCTTCCTACCGATGACCACCTCAACAATAAAATTGAGCAAGAGGCTAAGAGACGAATTGCCATGGTTCGTGAAAGCATCGACCTTGAGCGATCTGGCGTGCAGCTTAGTTCGATTGAGAGAGTTGAGTTCGATACGGCCATTGATGCTATTCGCGCATTAGAAGACGGCTCGGTTGATGGTTTGCTGGCTGAACCTGTAACCACCATGGATCTTGCTCATAAAAGTGGAGTAGAGAATTTAGCGGTCAATCATGTACTTGATCGCTGGAAGAGCATCAAAGCAGCTATGGTTATTCGTTCAAACGACAATGAGCTGCTTAACTTATTGAATCAACAGATTGCAACGTTTGATATCAGTAAAAAGAACCGCATTTTATCTAAATGGTTAGATGACTCTCCTTATCGCTCTCCCGTTAAAGGTGTATTTGGTTTCGGCAACCCGCCTTACATGTACCCAGACAGTACTTCTGTCGGCTTAGAGCATGACATTATGCAAAGGGCTTTGAACGATATGGGGTATCGATTGGGTGACGTTGTCACCTTGCCTCGTAGTGCGGCTCGTCAAGCCATTGATAGCAATAGCTCAATATCGTTTGTTTCTGGCGTTCAACTGGATGACTCTTCATTGCACTTTGTCAGTGACAAGGTGATGGATGTTGATTTTGTGCCAGTGTCATTAAAGAGGCGTAAGCTGGATTTGAAATCGGCAAAAAATTTGTCATTGGGAGCTTTGCTGTTCGATGAAACATCGCCGATTAAAAACTCCGTAGAAGTGTTGGAAAGCCAATTGAGCATTGATCGGATAGATGATCTCGACAGCTTAGAGTCGGCATTTTCCCAGCTGAGAGCTCAAAATGTTGATCTCCTGATGGTAGAAAGGCGCGTATTAACCTGGTTTGTCACCAATACCCGGTTTATTGAAATGCGCGAGATACAGCTCCATGAAGATTATAAAGTCAGTTATCCCATCTACGTGGATTTCAGGGGGGCGGAATTAAGAGACCGTTTCAATGCCGCATTGGCAAACCTGAAAAGGGAAGACGGGGAATTTGAACCGATTCTTAGACGACAAATTAAGAACGACCTGACTCCGGTTCTGAAGAAGGCCGATATTATTGCTCAAATCTCAGCGTACTTTATCGTCAATGATCGCTTTGACGAATTGCCTAAGATTTTTGACATATTTGACGCAGATAATACCTTCACGGTGATTTCTGCACTGGCTGATAATAATAAGCGACCGCTTGAATCTTGGTTCCTAGGAGATGTATCAACGTCATCATTGGACAAGAAAAACACATCTAAATTGTCATCCGTGACGAAAGGCGCTGGCTATAAAACGCAGACGGGCAGCACCAATGCTGGGTTTATGACCTTCTATTTCGATGTGGATTCCGTGGAAGGGAGCTATGTTTATTTCCCAGCCATTGAGCAGTTCAATTCATTCGGAGATGGCGCAAAACGTTATATTTCAGATATTTACCAATCAAATAGCTTAGCCGGTGAACTTCTTAACCTTAGTCAAAATGAACGTCAGTGGATAAAGTCTCATCCAGTATTAAAAATCGGTATTGATCCTAACTCTTTGCCTTATGAGGCAGTATCGAGCAAAGGGGAATACATCGGCATGATCGATGATTACCTAAAGCTGATCGAACAGAAAACAGGTTTACGCTTGGAACATGTTGGTGTCGGCAGTTGGCAGGAGACTCGACGACTCGTTGATCATAGAAAAGTGCACCTTGTCTCGGCCGCTGTGGAGAATCGTTCACTTAGCGAGAGCGTGAAGGCGGGTAAACCGTTATTTTCTAGTCGCTTGGCCATTGCCTCAAGACGAGATGTGAATAGCCTTGTCTTAGAAGAAGCTGCGGGATGGAAAATAGGTATTTTAGAGGGTGGAGCCAACACAGGAGCTATCGTGGATAGTTACCCTGAGATCAACTGGGCGATGGTGTCCTCGACTAATGACGGCTTAGAGCTCGTCGAGTCGGGTGAGTTTGATGCGATGATTGATACCGTTGACGTCCTAACTTACCTAATCGACTCATTTGGCTATCGAGGGATTGGCATTATCGGCCGATTAGATTTCTTCCTGTCGCCAACTCTGCATGTCATCAAGTCTGAACCATTATTGTTGTCTATTGTGAATAAAGCGATAGGCAGTATCTCGGCTGAAGAACACCAGAAGATCTCAGCAAAGTGGGCGGCGCCTAAAGCGATAGAAAGAGTTGACTATCAAATGGTTTACACCATTTCGGTTTTTTCTCTGGTGATCCTCCTTCTTATTATTTTCTGGAATCGTAAACTAGCGAAGCAGATCAGTATTGCTAAGGAAGCGACCGAAGCCCTTCAAAAAGCCCAAAATCAGCTTTATAACATTCTGAACACTTCACCTATAGCTGCGAGTGTGGTTGTCGGGGATCAGGTTCGTTATGCGAATGATACTGCGAAACGTCTGTTTGGCGTGGAAGATCAGGCGTTGTCTTCTATCGACGTCGCTGCTATCCATGACTCGCTGAGCGTTCGTGATGGCGTGCATAAAGAGCTCGACCTTAACGGTAAAGTTGAAAATAGGGAGTTGGTTCTTAGAAAGTCTGATGGAACCCGATTTGTTGCTTTGGTCAGTTACTATCTTTTTGAGATTGATGGGGAAGTCGCCACACTATTTTGGGCATTTGATATTTCAGAAATGAAGCGCCTTAACGAACAATTGGAAGAAGAAAAACAGAGAGCCGATTTAGCGAGCCAAGCTAAATCAGAATTCTTAGCCAATATGAGCCATGAGATAAGAACACCAATGAACGCCATTATTGGTTTGTCTTATCTGGCGATTGGCGAAATATCGAATCCTGTTGCTCGAAATTACATCGAGAAAGTGCACCGTTCTGGCCATTCGTTACTCAGTATCATCAATGACATCCTTGATTTTTCAAAGATAGAAGCAGGGCAACTTGTTATTGATAACATCCCGTTTGATCCCGTGACGACCTTTAAAGATGTGATTGAGCTGATGGAATCGAAAGCGGCTGAGAAACAACTCAATTTGTCGATGGTCATAGACCCAGAGTTAGACACGCCATTGCAAGGCGATCCCTTGAGGTTGTTCCAAGTCATACTCAACCTTGTGGGTAACGCGATTAAGTTTACGGAAAAAGGCAGCGTAGCGTTAACGGTGGAGCATGTTGACTCGAACGATAGCAGTCTAACCATGAAGGTGAGTGTGATGGATACCGGGATAGGCATCTCGGATGAGAACCGTCACAAGCTGTTTGAAGCCTTTAGCCAAGCGGATACCACAACAACACGTCGGTTTGGCGGTACAGGGCTTGGGCTCAACATTAGCCAGAAATTAGTGCATGCGATGGGCAGTCAAATTACGGTGGAGAGTGTTTACGGGCAAGGCAGTGAGTTCTCCTTTGTGCTGACATTGCCACGATCAAGCTCGGATGCGTTAGCCAACTTCAAAGCCCAAGAGCTGCAACTGGATTATCAGATAGAGTTCAAAGGCCAAAGAGTGCTATTGGTTGAAGACAATGAGCTGAACCAAGATCTAGCTTTAGCATTTTTCAGTCGCTCTAAATTAAATGCCGATCTTGCTGAAGACGGAAAGGAAGCGCTGGAGTTAGCTAAAAACAACGACTACGAAATAATCTTCATGGATCTTCAAATGCCAATTATGGACGGCTTTGAAGCTACCCGTTTGATTCGTGAATTCGATATAGATGTACCGATTATTGCAATGTCGGCCAATGTTTTTGCTGATGCGAAACAACGAGCGAGGGCATCGGGTGTCACAGACTTCTTGGATAAGCCAATTGTTATTGATAAAGCGATGTCTTTGATTACTCGATACATTGTTCCTGAGGTATTAGTTGAAGGTCGAGCGCCATCAGACACGTCTTCAGATGCGATCCAGACAGGTGATTCTGGTGAGAGTGCGGAATTACACTCCGATACTCACATAGAACCGCCAGTTTTCTCTCAGTCGAGGTTTGAGCAACTGACTTATCATGATGTGCAGCTGCAAGCCAAAATGCTTGATAGGTTCTGCCAAGGCTCGCCAGACATGATGTCGGAAGCTTTTGATAACTTAGTACAAGGCGAATGGGAGACGTTAGAGCGTAATCTACATACCTTAAAAAGCATGGCAGCTGCGATTGGTGGGTTGCGATTAGCCGAACTACTCAGTGATTTAGAAAGCAAAGCTCATAACAAGGCGTGTGATGAAGAAGATCTTAAGCAAGGCGAACTTGGGTTAATCGAACTGATTAAAGCAGTTGAGATCAGCTTTGACGTGTCTGGTGTTGAGGGATTCAATACGACAAGTACTGAAGAAGCCGATGCGAGTCTTACTAATACCTCTGATTCACCGAGTATCACGTCAGAACAGCATGCTCAGTTGCTATCACTGCTGGATGCTTATGATAACGATGCAACTCAATATGTGACTGAGTTACTGGCACAGTATCCACATTCTGTTGTTCTCAAAGATGTTCAAAGTGCGTTAGATAATTATGACTTTGAACGAGCCAAAGAGGGACTTGGCGCTTCTGAGTAG
- a CDS encoding HD-GYP domain-containing protein: MSRKPIVLVVDDTPSNLDVLTAILKDTYQVKVAINGTIGIKIAKMVPQPDLILLDIMMPDIDGYEVCRQLKAQPNTAHIPIIFVTATIGPEAEVKGLSLGAVDYLTKPITPAIALQRVKTHIALYDQQRALFSQVKEKTQEINLGKLETLNILGRAAEFKDNETGMHVKRMSHYCEVLAKALGMTDEDAETLRDAAPMHDIGKIGIPDSVLLKPGKLDADEWTIMQKHVEYGVDILGRQSDSKLMRMAIQVAQYHHEKWDGSGYPSQVAGEDIPLVGRIAAVADVFDALTAERPYKKAWSVEDALALITEQKGKHFDPTIVDLFFIKLPEILEIKEKFKDE; encoded by the coding sequence ATGAGTCGGAAACCTATAGTGTTAGTCGTGGATGACACCCCAAGTAACTTGGATGTGTTAACGGCAATACTCAAAGATACTTATCAAGTGAAAGTAGCGATTAACGGTACAATTGGTATCAAGATTGCGAAGATGGTGCCGCAGCCAGACCTTATTCTTCTTGATATCATGATGCCTGACATTGATGGTTACGAGGTGTGCCGCCAACTTAAAGCTCAGCCGAATACGGCTCACATTCCTATCATTTTCGTGACCGCCACAATTGGTCCAGAAGCCGAAGTAAAAGGGCTCTCCTTGGGGGCTGTCGATTACCTAACCAAGCCGATAACCCCTGCAATTGCACTCCAGCGTGTGAAAACGCATATCGCACTTTATGACCAACAACGCGCGTTGTTTAGTCAGGTAAAAGAGAAAACTCAAGAGATCAATCTCGGTAAGCTAGAAACACTGAACATACTGGGTAGAGCTGCTGAATTTAAAGACAATGAAACAGGCATGCACGTTAAGCGTATGAGTCACTACTGTGAAGTGCTAGCTAAAGCCTTGGGAATGACTGACGAAGATGCCGAGACGTTGCGTGATGCAGCACCAATGCATGATATTGGCAAGATCGGTATTCCTGATAGCGTATTACTCAAGCCGGGTAAATTGGACGCCGACGAGTGGACAATTATGCAAAAGCATGTCGAATATGGTGTTGATATACTCGGTAGGCAGAGTGATTCAAAACTGATGCGCATGGCGATTCAAGTGGCGCAGTATCACCATGAAAAATGGGATGGTTCCGGTTACCCGAGTCAAGTGGCAGGGGAAGACATCCCACTGGTTGGCAGAATCGCTGCTGTGGCAGATGTGTTTGATGCACTGACGGCAGAGCGCCCTTATAAAAAGGCTTGGAGTGTCGAAGATGCTTTAGCCTTAATCACTGAGCAGAAAGGCAAGCATTTTGACCCGACTATCGTTGATCTGTTTTTCATTAAATTGCCTGAGATTCTAGAGATTAAAGAGAAGTTCAAAGATGAGTGA